One Skermanella pratensis genomic window, ACGCTCGTCGACACCGCGAAGGCCAGTCTCAGGATCATGCCGCTAGAGTAGGTGCGGACCGGTATGTCCAGATAATCCCCGAGGCCGGAGAACTCCGCGATCTCCGGCCGCAACCGCTCGATCTGCCTGTGGTCGAGGCCGAGCAAGCGCCCGCGGATCGAGATGTTTTCATGGCCGGTGGATTCCGCGTCTATGCCGAGCATGATGTCGGACAGGGCGGCGATCCTGCCGCTCGAGACGATCTGTCCGGCTGTCGGCTCATAAGCTCCGGCCAGAACGCGCAGCATCGTTGTCTTTCCGGCGCCGTTGTGTCCGATCAGGGCGACGCGGTCGCCGTGCTCGAAGCTGAGCGTGATGTTCTGCAGGGCCCGGACGACGATCCGGTCGTTCTTGCCGAGGCCCAGGTGGCC contains:
- a CDS encoding ABC transporter ATP-binding protein, whose amino-acid sequence is MSDVHIDLNNVSVEFPVYNAHGRSLKRSLMNMTTGGHLGLGKNDRIVVRALQNITLSFEHGDRVALIGHNGAGKTTMLRVLAGAYEPTAGQIVSSGRIAALSDIMLGIDAESTGHENISIRGRLLGLDHRQIERLRPEIAEFSGLGDYLDIPVRTYSSGMILRLAFAVSTSVVPDILLLDEWIGAGDATFLSKAEERLDHLVGNSGILVLATHSLALTRRVCNRAVWMEHGSVRAEGPIEEVIRAYETSLGIPQGEVFSLRQTAVGR